Genomic segment of Prochlorococcus marinus XMU1405:
TTTAAACTTCTTTGTTTGGAACACTTGCATTTAAAACTAACTTCTTGGGAACGAGCTTTTTCAGAGATTGATTTATCGTCAATATCGGGAAATATATTTCTAATTAACGAAAGAAGATTATCTTTTGACTTAAAAAGGTCTTCGCTGAAGGAATTAATTTCTTTACACCTTTCTTCAAGTAGTGATACAAGTAAAGGGTCAGTATCTTTTTTAGGTAGAACTTGAGCTAATAAACCACCACTACAAATAACACTTTTATTTTGAATTTTTTCTCCAATAAATACAGCAGAGGGAGTTTGCTCTGAATGATATAAATATGAAGCTAAGTCTTCAGCAATGTTTCCATTTACTAATTCAACAGTGCTTGTAAAGGGTTCTCCAAATCCACTATCTCTAATTACATTTAAATATCCTGTACCTAATGCTTTTGTAAAATCAAAAGAATATTTATTGTTGCCTATTTTGACTAGGTCTAATTCTAAATTAGGATTCCCTACATAACCCCTAACTTTTCCATCTCTACCTGCATCAACTAGTAATCCTTTTAAAGGCCCGTCAGATCTAACTCTTAAAGTAACTCTCCCATGCATTATCTTCATTGAGCTTGCTAAAAGCAGTGAAGCACTAAATGCTCTCCCTAAGATACAGGTGGTTAAATAAGAAAGGCCGTGTCTTTTTTTTGCTTCTAAAGAAGATTCTGTTGTTAAGACCGCAACTAATCTTATTCCTCCATTGGCTGCAGTAGCCCGAACTATCCTATCCTGCATGATTTTCTTTCATGAAATTTTTGATTTTCCCTTTTTCCAAGAATAATATCCTAGAAGGAATTCCCTCAAATAAGGCAGGTTCATGAGTAACAATAATAATTGTATTTTTATTTTTTAAATCAAGAATTAAATTCTTCACATCCTTTCTCATTAAATAGTCTAATCCAGCAGTTGGTTCATCAAGTAAAAGAATTGAGGGGTTTCTAAGTAGTTGAACTGCCACAGCTAACCGCCTTTGTTGTCCGCCACTTAGCTGTTCTGGTGGTTGAGTCAGATTAATTTTTTTCAAACCAACTTTATTTAAAACTATTTCTATATTTTTTTCTCTTAAAGATTTATGGCCTATTTTTAATTCTTTCCCAATGGTTGTACCTATAAAGTACCTTTCAGGAAATTGGAATACTACTCCACAAAACCATCTTCTTTGTCTAGAAGACAAAATTTTATTCTTCCAAGTAATTTTTCCTTTTTGTGGATTTGTTAATCCGCTTATTATTTCGAGTAGTGTTGTTTTCCCAGAACCACTATTGCCGCAAATTAAAATGATTTCATTTTCATGAACTTTTAAATTTAAATTGTCAATTATTTTTCTTTCACCAGTTTGGGGTTGATAAGATATTTCTTTTAAATCAAGCATTATTAATTAAGTTATAGGTATGAATTTGAATCTAGTAATAACTTACTTATAATAGCTGTAGATCTAAAAAGATATTAGTCTATATGAATATTATTTTTAGGGAAGTTGATCCTTTTAATTGCTGGATATGGATCAGGTTTTCAGAATCACCAACTCAAGATGAAAAAAATTATTTAGATGGTGTTTTTGATAGTTGGTACGTTTTAGGAAGGTTAGGTGGATTTAATTCTGAAAATTTGCAAACTCATGAAGAGGGTTCCGATCTAAGTTGGATGCCCTACGATAATGAACAAAAAAATGAATCTCTTCCAGCCTTAATGCATAATTTAGGAATTATGGAATATCAAAACCTGTGGGGAAGATGTTGGGTTGATTTTGGAACTTCAGACTCCATTTCAATAGATATATTAATTAATTCTTTGAATGAGATATCAAATAATTATGTAAAAATTGAAGAGTTAATAATTGGGGGTGAAAATAATGATTGGGCAATTGAAGAACATGAAGATTTAGTTTTCAAAGATTAAGTGTTTTATGGAAGACTTAACAAGATTAATTATTTCCCATGAGAGAATTGAAAATATTAAGAACAAAAACTTAGAACTTTCTAAAGAAGAGGCTCATTATTTAAATAAAGTAATGAGGATAAAAAATGGTAAAGAAATATTTATTGGTAACGGAGAGGGTTCATTATGGAAAGCTATAAAAGTTAAAAATGATTGTTTAGAAATAATTCAATTAAAAAAACCTTACTTATTTCAAGAACAAGAAATTTTCTTATTAGGTATAGCTGTTGTTATACCAAAAAGTGGGTTTGAGGATATTTTAAAAATGTGTACTGAAATAGGAATTGATTTTATACAGCCATTATTTTCAGAAAGACAGGTCAACAAAAATTTAAATTTTTCTAGAAAACTTTTGAGATGGAATTTAATTATCAAAGAAGCGGTTGAGCAAAGTGAGAGATTATGGAAACCATCTATTTTAAATGGAATTGATATTTTTGAATGGCTAAAAAGTAGAGATAATCAAGAAAGAGTTTCAATTTCTATAACTAGAGAAGAAACACTATATGACTTAAATCAATGGTTAAGAAAACAAAAAGAATTTGGAAATAAGAAAGGAGGTATTTTTTGGAATGTAATTGGTCCTGAAGGAGGTTGGTCCTCTAAAGAAATTGATTTTTTTAATAGAAAAAATATTACCTTTGTTAAACTTTCCGACACTATCTTAAGAACTTCGACAGCTAGTATTAACGCATCATCAATTCTAAATCAGTGGAGAATTGATTTGAAATTAAAGAATTAGATAAATATGGATTTAATTAGAAATCAATTTTTTATAGGTTTTTGCATTAATTTTATTTTGATTTATATATTTTGCAGGATTCCTTTGATGACGAAAAGTGGTTGGGTAAGTGCAGGCATCTTAGGCACAATTTTGTGGGGATGTTTGTCTTGGCAGGGATGGATGTCAGTTGTAATTTATTTATTATTTGGATCCCTCGTTACCAAAATAGGTTTTAAATTTAAAAAAGCACAAGGAATTGCTGAAAAAAGAGGCGGGAGGAGAGGTCCTGAGAATGTATGGGGCTCAGCAGCTACAGGATTATTTCTTGCCATCATGACCAAATTTAATGCTGCCAATGTAGTGATGTTTAAAGTAGGTTTTGCTGCAAGTTTTGCTGCAAAGTTGGCGGATACTTTTGGTAGCGAAATTGGAAAAAGATTTGGTAAAGACACATACTTAATTACTTCACTTAAAAAGGTGGATAGGGGAACTGAGGGAGGAATAAGTATAGAAGGAACATTAGCTAGTGTTCTGGGATCAATATTTATGTCTTTTATAATGCTTCGTCTATCAATTATTTCTACAAAATATCATTTTATAGTAGTTGTAGTTTCTGGATTCTTGGCAACACTTTCGGAAAGTATTATTGGTGCTAAATTTCAAAACAAATATAAATTAAGTAATGAATTGGTAAATGCTATTCAGACAAGTATTGCTTCTGTTTTTGCTATCTTTGCTCTTATTTTATATTCATATTTTTTAAATTAATAATTTTTGGAAAGACCTAAGATCCCTTCCATTTTGTAAGAATCTCCCAGCTTTTAAGTCTTTGGAAAAGCCAGAAATGACCTTCGGAATTTAGATGAATTCCATCATGCGTAATCCAATTTTTACTCCTTTTATCAGAGTACATTTCTCTAAAAGTAGGAAGAAATGGGACATTCTGATTGAGGCATACTTCCTCCATTCTCCTTTCATAAGAATTACAAAAATCATTTGAGTACCATAGACATCCTGCGAACGGCATTTTGCTTTCGTCAACTGGTGTCAAACCAATAACAAATAAATTTGTTTGAGAGTTCATTTCATTAATTAGCCTCTCTAATCCATATTCAAATCCATCTATATCTAATTGATGTCTTCCATTTATCTGACCAATTGCTGCAGTGTCGTTAAGACCTACATTTAGTAGGATTGCTTTAGGTTTATTTCTTCTCGTTTCTCCTCTAGATGACCATTCTTTTTCCCATCTAGATGAAACTTTTTCTATCCCATCTCCCCTAACGCCAAGTTGATAAATAACTGGCCCATTTTGGTTATTACCCCAATCTTTTCTAAGCCTCTCACACCATCCACCACCCTCATTATCTCCCCATCCATAAACTGAGCTATCTCCAATTACAACAAGCTGTTTTGGTAAACTAATCACTATCACCGAAAAAAATAATTACTTGATTTAACAAATTATTCTTACAAATCAAGTTAAACTATTTTTGATTTTACCATTTATTAATTCTCCAACTATTGCGATGGAGCTATAAGCTATCAAAACTATGGTTACTTCTTGCCATGCGAAGGAACTTAGTGATTCTTGCAATTGCCAACCTAGACCAACACTTCCAATAACCCCAACAATTGCAGTTTCCCTAATAATGATGTCAGATCTATAAGCGCAATATGCTAAGTAACTTTTTGCTTGTTGAGAAAATAAACCTAAAAGCCAACTAGTCTTTTTTGATATTCCTAGAGATTTCATTGCAATATAATTTCTCTTGTCTTGGCTATCTAGATTTGTAAAAAGTAATTTGCTAGTAATACCAGCGTTGTGGAGACCTAATGTTAAAGCTGCTAAAGATAAAGAAGGATTATTAAAAGTTAATAGAGTTAGAAGTATTACAGGTGTAGGTATTAAACGTAATAAAAATGCAAAAATTTTTATAAAAATTTTAGAACTATTGTTGTTAAAAATTCCTATTACTAATGGAGGTAAACTAATTGCGATTCCTGTTGATAAAAGACTTAAAATTATTGTTTCTAATGTAAGTTTTAAGAAATCAAATAATCCTAAATCTGAGCTTGATTTAAAAAGAGAACTAACGTAATTAAAATTTTCAAAATTATTATTAAAAATAAAATAAAGAAAATATGAAAAAGAAAATAAAATTGTTATGAAAAAAACTGCAATAAAAAAAATAGATAGGATTTTATTTGTGGTATTTAATTTTATTTTTTTGAATATTAATCCAGAAAGAATAATCAAAATTGCTAAGGACCATAAATAAGTCCATAACTCTCTAAAATTCAAAGTTTGGAAAGATAAAAAAATACTGGTACCTATTCCTCCAATACCAAAAATTCCTAAAATCACAGTACTTCTTATTGAGCACTCTAATCGATATAAACCAAAGTTTTTAAATGTATTTATTATTGGATTCCATATTAAAGTTAGTAAAGAAGAAAATTTAGGTGCATTTATTTGATTTATAGATTCAAAACTTTTGTAGTCAATAGTTTCTAATTGTTCAGCAAAAACTTTTGAATTTACAGCAATATAAGGTATACATATAGCTATTATTCCTATCGAAAAATTTATTCCATATATTTGCATTAATATTATTCCCCAAACCACTTCGTGGATAGATCTAATTATTGTTAGAAAAAACCTTATTATGCGGTAGAAAAAATTTGGAATATTAAAGATTTTATAAAAAATATTTGAGGAAATTATTCCAAAAATTGCTCCAAAAATAATACTTACTAACCAACTAAAAAAACCAATAAAAATAGTTTCATTTAATCGCTTAATTACGGTAATAAAAATTTCATTATCGATCTTGGGATTAAATGCAGAAATTAAGAATTCTTGGAATAATTTAAATCCTCCAAAATGAATATTGTTTATTAATTGATACCCTAGAGGGATGCATACCAAAATTGGAAGAAAAGATAATGAGGTATAGTTTAATTTTAATTTGTTCAACTAATTAATATATTTTCTCTAAATGAATCTTCTTTAAGTTATTTCTTTTGATATTGAAAAAAATTTTACCATCCCTTATTCCAATAACTTTATCGAAATCGTTCAGCAAATCTAATCTATGTAATGCAACTAATGCCGTCTTTGGGGATTTTTTTGTATTATTTTTATCGACACTTTCTAGCATTAGGTTTTTAATTATTGTTATCAATTTGGGATCTAGATTATTAAAAGGCTCATCTGCAAGTAATATATTTGATTCTTGAATTAATGATCTAGCTATAGCCACCCTTTGTTTTTGCCCCCCAGATAGTTTTCTGATTTTTTTGTCGTAAATAGAGTTATGAAGCCTACATAATTTCATATATTTATGCGCCTTCTTAAAAGAACTTATATTTAGTAAATTTTTAAAAGCGAAATAAAAACTGTTTTCCGCTAGTAGTCCACAATTAACATTTTGTTCTGCAGAGAGATCTTCTATTAATCTTAAATCTTGCCATATAGTTGTTATTTTACTTTTCTGCTTTCTATCTAATTCCTCGAAACTTTCATTGAATAATTTAACCTCACCTTGAGTTGGCTTTATAGTGCCATTAAGTACTGATATAAGTGTAGTTTTTCCTGAACCGCTTTTACCTAAAAGTGCAATTTTTTCCCCAGAATTTATTTTTAAATTTATTTTATTTAGGATCAGATCATTTTTGTATTTATAAGATATATTTTCTAATTCTAAGACAGTATTATTCATCTAATTTTATTTAATTTCCTCCCGATTTCCTCTATATTTTTATATTGTTTTGCTTCTGCCTTTGTAAATCTTTTTGCATTGAACATATCTAATATCTGTTTATGTGATTTTTGCTTTATGTCTAAATTTAGAATTACTGATTTAAGTTTTTTTGTAAACCCTTCCCCGAATCTATTTTCAAGATCCCCTTGAGCTATCCAATGATAGTCAACATATTCTGGGGTGATCCAGAATAATTCTAAATTACTTGTTCTTTTGGGATTATTTTTAAGATTGTTTTCCCAAACCTGTTTATTTAAAGCTCCTGCATCAAATGCCCCACTATTAACTAAAGCTATAGTGGCATCATGACTCCCACTAAAACCTGCTTTTTTTCCTTTAAAATGTTTAATTTCTACCCCTGCTTGATTTAAAAAATATTCTGGCATTAATCTTCCAGAAGTTGAGTTTTCAGAGCCAAAAGTAAATCTTAAATTCTTTAGTTTTTTAAGTCCTTTAATGTTTGAAATTGAGTTAAGTTCTAAATTTTTGTTTACTATAAAAACACTTTTAAATTCCTTATCGATATCTCTTTGAGCTAAGACAATTGAATTAGGTGTTTGTAATCTTGCTTGAACTCCTGATAAACCGCCAAACCAAACTAAATCTAAATCTTTAGTTCTAAATCCAGTTACTGCTGCAACATAATTAATAACAGGAATGTATTTAACTTCTACATCAAGTTGTTTGGATAATTCTTTTGAAAATAAATTAAATCTTTTGTCCAAAACATCTTGGTTTTGATCAGGTATTGCTCCAACTTTTAAAACTTTGGGATTTGAAAATACAGGTGATGAAAAAACAGAAAATAATAGAGATGAACTTAGTAGGAAATTCTTTAAATTAAACATAACTTATTTAAATTAATAGTATTCAGAGATTGCTTTTTCAAGCCTTTGTAGTCCATCTGTTATTTTAATCTCTGAAGCTGCACAAGATATTCTTATACATTGATCAGCTCCAAAAGCTTTTCCAGGTACAACAACTAATCCGTAATCTTGAAGAGCTTTATTGCAGAAATCAACAGAAGTAATTGAGGAGTTGGGTAATTTTGGAAATGCGTAAAATGCTCCGTTAGGTTCTTCAATATAAATCCCATTTATATTATTAAGGCCCTCATAGAGAAGTCTTCTTCTTTGATCATAATGGCTATTTATCATTGAGAAAAACTCATTATTAATTTTTAAAGCCTCTAAAGCACCTTTTTGAACAAAAGAGCAAACATTACTTGTACTTTGACTTTGTAATGCTGAGGATGCTTTGATTACATCTTTGGGACCTACTAAATAACCTATCCTCCAGCCAGTCATAGCCCATCCTTTCGCAAACCCATTTATTATAAAAATTCTATCTTTTAAGTCATTTGCTAATGAAGATAAACTGTAGTGTTTAAATTCTTTTTTAAGGATTAGTTCGTAAATCTCATCAGAAAGAATATTGATATTTGGATTTTCTCTAGCTAAATCGGCAATTTGTAATAATTCTTCCTTTGACATAACTCTTCCAGTAGGGTTATTAGGAGAATTGATAATTATAAATTTAGTTTTTGAAGAGATTTTAGACTTCAAATCTTCTATATTTATTTTGAATCCATCTTCTGCAGAAGAATTTGTAAAAATTGGCTTCCCACCCGCCAATCTAACCATCTGGGGATAACTTAACCAATGTGGAGAAGGGATAATAACTTCGTCTCCAGTATTTAACAATACTTGGAAAAGATTATATATTGCTTGCTTAGCACCATTTGTGACCATTACATTTTCAAATTCATAATTTAAATCGTTTTGAATTTGAAGTTTATTTGCAATTGCTTTTCGGAGATCTAAATTCCCCGCTGCGGGCCCGTACTTTGTAAATCCATCAAATATAGCTTTACTTGTAGCCTCTATAACTTCTTTTGGGGCATCAAAATCAGGTTCACCTGCACTTAAATTGCAAATATCTACTCCTTCTGCAGATAATTGATTTGCTTTAGCACTTATCTGCAATGTAAGAGAAGGCTCAATTGAAAGTGCCCGATCAGATAAATTAACTTGACTCATTGACTTATGACTTTTCAAATATGACTTTTAATAATGACAAATGCATAAATTAAGAATAAATAAAACTATCACACTATGGTTTAATTTAGTTCATTTTCTTAATCTATTTTATTTTCATGTTTTGAGTTCTTAAGATAAAAATATTTAAAGTTTTATTTTCGGTGAAAAGGTTAGTAATTGGGAGAGGAAGTGTATTTGCAGATTTGTTAGTAATTGGTGAGGCTCCTGGAGCCCAGGAAGATTTAGAAGGAAAACCTTATGTAGGTAAATCTGGTAAGTTATTAAACCAATTATTAATAAAAGCAGGGATTGACTATAAGCAGGATGTTTATTTTTGTAATGTAATTAAATGTCGTCCACCAAATAATAGAAAACCCACTGCTAGAGAAATTAATATTCATAAACCTTGGTTATTACAGCAAATAAAGTTAGTCGATCCAAAATTTATATTACTTACTGGTTCTACTGCTATGAGAGCTATTTTAGAAGTTAAAGATCCTATAAGTAATTTAAGAGGTCAATGGATTAAAAAAGATGGGAGAGAAATTATGGTAATTTTTCATCCATCTTATTTGTTGAGATTTCCTTCAAAAGAAATCAATAAACCTTACCATCTAACTTTGAAAGACCTAGAGAATGTAAGTGGTAAACTATATGCCGTATAATTTAGTGAAATCCTTTTTGAATATCAAGAATTTTAATGTCATTAACTCAATCTAAAGAGGTTAATAGTCTCTCCAAAAGATATTCAACTCATATTGAGAGAAGGATAACTAGAACAGTAATGGTGGGTGATATAGCTATTGGAAGTGATTATCCAGTAAGAGTTCAATCGATGATAAATGAAGATACTATGGATGTCGAAAATGCTTACTTAGCTATCAAAAGACTTCATAATGTGGGTTGTGAAATAGTAAGGTTAACTGTCCCTTCCTTAGCACATGCCAAAGCAGTAGGAGATATAAAGGCAAAATTACTAGAAAATAATATCAATACCCCCTTGGTGGCTGATGTTCACCATAATGGTATGAAAATTGCAATGGAAGTTGCAAAACATGTTGATAAAGTAAGAATTAATCCTGGATTGTTTGTTTTTGAAAAATCAGACCCTACAAGAACTGAATATACAGATGAGGAATTTGAAACTATTAAGCAAACAATACTTAAAAGATTTACCCCTTTAGTTGAAGTTTTAAAGGCTGAAAACAAAGCTCTAAGGATTGGAGTTAATCATGGGTCTCTATCTGAGAGGATGCTTTTTACTTATGGAGATACGCCATTAGGAATGACAGAATCTGCGATGGAGTTCGTCAAAATTTGTGATGAGCTTGATTTCCATAACATAATTATTTCTATGAAAGCTTCTAGGGCTCCGGTCATGATGGCAGCTTACAGAATGATTGCAGATAGGCTTGACTCGGAAGGATATAACTATCCCTTACATTTGGGAGTGACCGAAGCTGGTGATGGTGATTATGGAAGGATTAAAAGTACTGCTGGAATTGGAACGCTTTTAGCAGAGGGATTAGGAGATACCATAAGGGTTTCCTTAACAGAAGCTCCAGAAAAGGAAATACCAGTGTGCTATTCAATTTTGCAATCTTTAGGATTAAGAAAAACAATGGTTGAATACATCAGTTGCCCTAGTTGTGGTAGAACACTTTTCAATCTAGAAGAAGTCGTAGATAAAGTTAGGAACGCCACTTCACATTTAACGGGTCTAGATATAGCGATAATGGGATGTATTGTTAATGGGCCAGGAGAAATGGCAGATGCTGATTATGGCTATGTTGGGAAAGGTAAAGGAACTATTGCCTTATATAGAAGGAAAGAAGAGATAAAAAGAGTACCTGAAGATGAGGGTGTTAATGCTTTAATCCAACTTATTAAGGATGATGGGAAGTGGATTGATCCTTAATTAAGGATTTGTCAAATTTTTGAATTATAAATAAATTCTTTTTATAATAAAAAATATCGAATTATTTGAAGATAAGAAAATTGCTTAAAAAAAAATATATATTTCTGTTTGCGACATCCTTTTCTGGGTTATTTTTAAATAATTTTGCAGAGGCAACAGTTTTAAATCATAGTTATAAAGAAGTAATTGATCATGTTTGGCAAATTGTATATAGAGATTTTCTTGATTCAAACGGCAAATTTCAAAAGTCCAATTGGATTAATCTAAGAAAAGAAGTTTTATCAAAAACATATTCAGACAGCAATGAAGCTTATGATGCGATTAGAGATATGCTTTCTAATTTAGATGATTCTTATACAAGATTTTTAGAACCTAAGGAATTTAATCAAATGAGAATTGATACCTCTGGCGAATTAACTGGAGTTGGTATCCAAATAGTTAAAGATAAAGAATCTGATGATTTAATAATTATTTCTCCCATAGAGGGCACCCCTGCATTTGATGCTGGAATTAAAGCTAGAGATAAAATATTATCCATAGATGATATTTCTACTGAAGGTATGAATATTGAGGATGCAGTGAAATTAATAAGAGGACAAAGAGGTACTAAAGTAAAGCTTGAAATTCTTAGAGGTTCTCAATCCTTTTTTAAGACTTTATCAAGAGAAAAAATTGAAATAAAATCTGTATCAAGTAAAGTCAATCAAACCAAAAATGGCTTATCAATTGGCTATGTAAGAATTAAACAATTTAATGCAAATGCATCCAAAGAAACTAGAGATGCTATTAAGGATTTAGAAACAAAAAAAGTCGCAGGATATGTTCTTGACTTGAGAAGTAATCCTGGAGGTTTATTAGAATCAAGTATTGATATCTCAAGGCACTTCATTAACAAAGGAGTAATAGTAAGTACAGTAAGTAAAGATGGTTTAAAAGAAACAAAAAAAGGAAATGGTCAAGCTCTAACAAAAAAGCCCTTAGTTGTCTTAGTTAATGAGGGTTCTGCTAGTGCTAGTGAAATAGTTTCTGGTGCAATAAAAGATAACAAAAGAGGAAAATTAGTTGGGAAGAAAACATTCGGTAAAGGTCTAGTTCAATCCATGAGAACTTTAGTTGATGGTTCAGGTCTAACTGTTACAGTCGCTAAGTATTTAACTCCGAACGGCACTGATATAAACAAATCTGGAATTATTCCAGACATAGAAGTAAGAATGAATATAAACCCTATACTTCAAAGAGAGATAGGGACTAGAAAAGATAAACAATATAGAGCTGGTGAAAAAGAGCTAATAAATATAATTAATAGAAAGAATCAGATAAGCGAATTTAATCCAGACACTACAAACCTTAATGCATTCCTAAAAATTAATAAGGAAGATAAAGTATTTTCATTAAATTAATTACTCATGTCCAACATTCTCTTTATTGGCACATAAGCTCTTCTTATTATTTCTGGGTCTAGTTCAATAGATGGGGAATTATTTTTCAAACAATCAAGAATTTTTTCTAAAGTATTTAATTTCATATATGGACACTCGTTACATTTACAACCTTCTACATCGGGAACTTCAATAAAAATTTTATTAGGTTCTTTCTTTTTCATTTGATGAATTATTCCAGGTTCAGTTAGTACCATGTAAGTTTTAGATGGATCTTTACTTACGAAATCAAGCAGCTTACTTGTTGATCCAATAAAGTCTGAGAGAATTAGTAAATTTTGACTACATTCAGGATGAGCAATTACTTTTGATCCTGGATTTTGATATTTTAATTTTAGAAGTGCTTCTTCACTAAATGATTCATGAACAATGCAGCTGCCAGGCCATAATTTAAGATCTCTTCCTGAATTTTTCTGTACCCATCTCCCAAGGTTCTGATCTGGCGCAAATATTATCTTTTTATCTTCAGGTATCTTTTTAATTAATGAGACTGCATTACTGCTTGTACATATCAGATCACTTTGAGCTTTTACTTCTGCAGTGCAATTTATGTAACTTACGACATAGTGATCTGGATTTTCTTCCCTGAATTTTTGAAATTTATCTGAAGGACAATCGTCTGCTAATGAGCATCCTGCGTCAATATCTGGTAATAGGACTGTTTTATTAGGGCTAAGTATTTTTGCGGTTTCGGCCATAAAGTGCACACCGCAAAAAATTATTATATCTGCGTCATTATTTGCAGCTTTCCTAGATAGATCTAATGAATCGCCAATAAAATCTGCAATTTCCTGAATCTCTGGAGCTTGATAATAGTGCGCAAGAATAATTGCATTGGCTTTTCCGCAACGCTCCTTTATTTCAGAAATCAAATCCTCTTCGTTTTGAACTGATTTCTGTTTTGCAGTAGAAGTTATACTGGTCAGGATTTAGAATATCTCTAAATAGATTATATGCCTTTAAACAGAAAAAATTCTGACAAATTTAAAAATTGCTATTGTTGGCGACTGTCATGGTCAATGGTCTGAATTAGACTTGAAAGTCTTATCGATTATCAAACCAAATATTGTTTTATTTGTTGGTGATATTTCTGATGGAAATGTCAAAATAATTAAAAAAATCAATGAGATCAAAATTCCTACTTTTGTTATTTTAGGAAATCATGATAGAGGGAAAGATTCTACAGGCGAAACTCTCTCAAAGCAGATACGTGTTCTTGGTGAAAAATATTGTGCATGGGATTTGAAAGTTTTTAATAATCAAATAAATTTATTGTCTGCTAGACCATGTAGTTCTGGCGGCGGCTATTATCTTTCAAAAGAAGTTAAAGGCGTTTATGGACCTATAACCGAACAAGATTCAATAAATAAAATTATCAAATGTTCAGAAAAGACTATTGAAGAAATACCTCTAATAATTATGTCTCATGCTGGTCCTTCGGGTTTAGGTTCAGAACCTAAAAGCATTTGTGGGAAAGACTGGAAATTACCCTCTTTAGATTGGGGAGATAGAGATTTGTCTGCTGCTATTTCAAACATACAAAAGAGAAGAAAAGTTGATCTTGTAATTTTTGGTCATATGCACAACCGGCTTAAAAGAAATCTTGGTTTAAGAGAGATGTTTAGAATTGATAGCAAAGGAACAATTTATTTCAACACTGCTGTAGTACCAAGATATAAAACTGATGAAGATGGGAAATTGCTAATTAACTTTTCATGGATTGAGTTTAAAAATAAGGAATTAAGGCATGTTTCTCATCGATGGTATTCAGAGTCTGGTGAAATTCGTGAAGAAGATAAATTTATTTAGGATTAAATATCTCTGATCATATTTTAAGTATTATTGGGCT
This window contains:
- the hslO gene encoding Hsp33 family molecular chaperone HslO; amino-acid sequence: MQDRIVRATAANGGIRLVAVLTTESSLEAKKRHGLSYLTTCILGRAFSASLLLASSMKIMHGRVTLRVRSDGPLKGLLVDAGRDGKVRGYVGNPNLELDLVKIGNNKYSFDFTKALGTGYLNVIRDSGFGEPFTSTVELVNGNIAEDLASYLYHSEQTPSAVFIGEKIQNKSVICSGGLLAQVLPKKDTDPLLVSLLEERCKEINSFSEDLFKSKDNLLSLIRNIFPDIDDKSISEKARSQEVSFKCKCSKQRSLNAMKMLDKRELDDILKEDGKAELICEFCKNKYLINYEEIKSMIENQS
- a CDS encoding ABC transporter ATP-binding protein, with the translated sequence MLDLKEISYQPQTGERKIIDNLNLKVHENEIILICGNSGSGKTTLLEIISGLTNPQKGKITWKNKILSSRQRRWFCGVVFQFPERYFIGTTIGKELKIGHKSLREKNIEIVLNKVGLKKINLTQPPEQLSGGQQRRLAVAVQLLRNPSILLLDEPTAGLDYLMRKDVKNLILDLKNKNTIIIVTHEPALFEGIPSRILFLEKGKIKNFMKENHAG
- a CDS encoding DUF3531 family protein — protein: MNIIFREVDPFNCWIWIRFSESPTQDEKNYLDGVFDSWYVLGRLGGFNSENLQTHEEGSDLSWMPYDNEQKNESLPALMHNLGIMEYQNLWGRCWVDFGTSDSISIDILINSLNEISNNYVKIEELIIGGENNDWAIEEHEDLVFKD
- a CDS encoding TIGR00297 family protein → MDLIRNQFFIGFCINFILIYIFCRIPLMTKSGWVSAGILGTILWGCLSWQGWMSVVIYLLFGSLVTKIGFKFKKAQGIAEKRGGRRGPENVWGSAATGLFLAIMTKFNAANVVMFKVGFAASFAAKLADTFGSEIGKRFGKDTYLITSLKKVDRGTEGGISIEGTLASVLGSIFMSFIMLRLSIISTKYHFIVVVVSGFLATLSESIIGAKFQNKYKLSNELVNAIQTSIASVFAIFALILYSYFLN
- a CDS encoding 16S rRNA (uracil(1498)-N(3))-methyltransferase gives rise to the protein MEDLTRLIISHERIENIKNKNLELSKEEAHYLNKVMRIKNGKEIFIGNGEGSLWKAIKVKNDCLEIIQLKKPYLFQEQEIFLLGIAVVIPKSGFEDILKMCTEIGIDFIQPLFSERQVNKNLNFSRKLLRWNLIIKEAVEQSERLWKPSILNGIDIFEWLKSRDNQERVSISITREETLYDLNQWLRKQKEFGNKKGGIFWNVIGPEGGWSSKEIDFFNRKNITFVKLSDTILRTSTASINASSILNQWRIDLKLKN
- a CDS encoding PhnE/PtxC family ABC transporter permease translates to MNKLKLNYTSLSFLPILVCIPLGYQLINNIHFGGFKLFQEFLISAFNPKIDNEIFITVIKRLNETIFIGFFSWLVSIIFGAIFGIISSNIFYKIFNIPNFFYRIIRFFLTIIRSIHEVVWGIILMQIYGINFSIGIIAICIPYIAVNSKVFAEQLETIDYKSFESINQINAPKFSSLLTLIWNPIINTFKNFGLYRLECSIRSTVILGIFGIGGIGTSIFLSFQTLNFRELWTYLWSLAILIILSGLIFKKIKLNTTNKILSIFFIAVFFITILFSFSYFLYFIFNNNFENFNYVSSLFKSSSDLGLFDFLKLTLETIILSLLSTGIAISLPPLVIGIFNNNSSKIFIKIFAFLLRLIPTPVILLTLLTFNNPSLSLAALTLGLHNAGITSKLLFTNLDSQDKRNYIAMKSLGISKKTSWLLGLFSQQAKSYLAYCAYRSDIIIRETAIVGVIGSVGLGWQLQESLSSFAWQEVTIVLIAYSSIAIVGELINGKIKNSLT
- a CDS encoding GDSL-type esterase/lipase family protein is translated as MISLPKQLVVIGDSSVYGWGDNEGGGWCERLRKDWGNNQNGPVIYQLGVRGDGIEKVSSRWEKEWSSRGETRRNKPKAILLNVGLNDTAAIGQINGRHQLDIDGFEYGLERLINEMNSQTNLFVIGLTPVDESKMPFAGCLWYSNDFCNSYERRMEEVCLNQNVPFLPTFREMYSDKRSKNWITHDGIHLNSEGHFWLFQRLKSWEILTKWKGS